Genomic segment of Penaeus monodon isolate SGIC_2016 chromosome 32, NSTDA_Pmon_1, whole genome shotgun sequence:
NNNNNNNNNNNNNNNNNNNNNNNNNNNNNNNNNNNNNNNNNNNNNNNNNNNNNNNNNNNNNNNNNNNNNNNNNNNNNNNNNNNNNNNNNNNNNNNNNNNNNNNNNNNNNNNNNNNNNNNNNNNNNNNNNNNNNNNNNNNNNNNNNNNNNNNNNNNNNNNNNNNNNNNNNNNNNNNNNNNNNNNNNNNNNNNNNNNNNNNNNNNNNNNNNNNNNNNNNNNNNNNNNNNNNNNNNNNNNNNNNNNNNNNNNNNNNNNNNNNNNNNNNNNNNNNNNNNNNNNNNNNNNNNNNNNNNNNNNNNNNNNNNNNNNNNNNNNNNNNNNNNNNNNNNNNNNNNNNNNNNNNNNNNNNNNNNNNNNNNNNNNNNNNNNNNNNNNNNNNNNNNNNNNNNNNNNNNNNNNNNNNNNNNNNNNNNNNNNNNNNNNNNNNNNNNNNNNNNNNNNNNNNNNNNNNNNNNNNNNNNNNNNNNNNNNNNNNNNNNNNNNNNNNNNNNNNNNNNNNNNNNNNNNNNNNNNNNNNNNNNNNNNNNNNNNNNNNNNNNNNNNNNNNNNNNNNNNNNNNNNNNNNNNNNNNNNNNNNNNNNNNNNNNNNNNNNNNNNNNNNNNNNNNNNNNNNNNNNNNNNNNNNNNNNNNNNNNNNNNNNNNNNNNNNNNNNNNNNNNNNNNNNNNNNNNNNNNNNNNNNNNNNNNNNNNNNNNNNNNNNNNNNNNNNNNNNNNNNNNNNNNNNNNNNNNNNNNNNNNNNNNNNNNNNNNNNNNNNNNNNNNNNNNNNNNNNNNNNNNNNNNNNNNNNNNNNNNNNNNNNNNNNNNNNNNNNNNNNNNNNNNNNNNNNNNNNNNNNNNNNNNNNNNNNNNNNNNNNNNNNNNNNNNNNNNNNNNNNNNNNNNNNNNNNNNNNNNNNNNNNNNNNNNNNNNNNNNNNNNNNNNNNNNNNNNNNNNNNNNNNNNNNNNNNNNNNNNNNNNNNNNNNNNNNNNNNNNNNNNNNNNNNNNNNNCTGAGAGTGCTCAGAGCATACTCTCCGCTGTTATCTGCCACCAACTTTTTACTTAATGAATTTAATTACCTGCTcctaaaattttctttaatctcATCTACTTTTAAAACCGTACTTCATCCTTATTTACCTTGAAATCTACTCATAAACTGCACTCGTCAACTCTATTCTGCCACAATCACTCTTGCATGATTATATAAAATCCCCTTCTTGAGGTCACACTGAAGTAAACAGTGCCGCCCacgcttccccctttccctcctcccttaaccTTCCTGAGCCTCTCTCCACTATATAAACGTCGGCTGCAACCGCAGGATTCAGCACACAACCATGAAGCTGGTGAGTACAGCATGCACGTCCTGCCTTGTCATTGCTGGCGTTGTATTTGGCGGGGTTGGTGCGCTAACAAGCAATCTGAGTGGAACCGAGTTTAATCACGTTTTCTTCACACAGTCAGACgttcatacactcacacgcatgtGTTTTTACGCGTGTATGTAGTTATGTGCAAGAAAGTTGAAAAGTATAGTAAGAGATTTTTTAACATATTGAAAATATGTTCAGTGGAAAATTGTCTTCGCCCACAGATCGTCTTCGCCTGTCtggccgccctcgccctcgcccgtcCTCAGACGCCCGAGTCTCAGGCCGAGACCGTTTTGGACGAGAGGTCCGACAACGGCGACGGTAACTTCCAGTACACCTTCGAAACGAGCAATGGTATTAGGGCCAACAAAATTGGCAGTCCCGGGTCCAAGGGCCAGAGCAACATGCAGGGCTCATTCAGGTAAAGTGAAGAAACAATTGTAGATTGAATTTTATATCAAACTCTAAAGTTTGGGCTGCAGTATCTACACTGCTTTCTATTGTTGCAGCTTCCTTCTTCCCGACGGAAGCACCNNNNNNNNNNNNNNNNNNNNNNNNNNNNNNNNNNNNNNNNNNNNNNNNNNNNNNNNNNNNNNNNNNNNNNNNNNNNNNNNNNNNNNNNNNGAACTGCTTCGCATCGCTGAGGAACAGCGGGCGAGCGGAATCACCTTCGAATAAAAGCACTCAGCCTCATCGAATATTACGTCTTGCTATTTTCTGATATGTAAATACGTGTGTAGTGTCTGAGGTTATTGTTTCAATAAAGATACCTGTAATCTACATATTTCTGTATCCGCAATGAAAAGTTCCCATGAATCTTAGTCCGTTCAAAATAGAAAgcaggatgtgtgtatatatgaaagcacgcaaatgtttttttttttcgaatgaaaACATTTTTGTTAATTTCGTTTCTGTAACTCAATGAAAAGTGACACTGAATGCCTACTTTCTTTGAAGGTCGCGTATGCAGTCACCTTAAATGAGCAATATGTATTTACTTACCAAATCTCCGAGTGTCGAAAATATGACGATGATTATGCTTTCCTAAATAAGCATTTGTTTTCTACAACAATTCTAGACGTAACCGGTCAAAAATTACCGCAGGTGACAAACCTAAACTGCTGAAATTAATATTTGGTGTTACACTGGCTTATCTAGGCAAATCCCACTTTCAAGAGCAGCGTAAGTACTCTGTTGAAATGGGAAGTGTCAGACAATAATTTTAAGTTAGACAACTGACGCTTGGTTAGTAACGATTAGGCAACTCATATTTAAGCTCACGAACGNNNNNNNNNNNNNNNNNNNNNNNNNNNNNNNNNNNNNNNNNNNNNNNCNNNNNNNNNNNNNNNNNNNNNNNNNNNNNNNNNNNNNNNNNNNNNNNNNNNNNNNNNNNNNNNNNNNNNNNNNNNNNNNNNNNNNNNNNNNNNNTCAATGCAAGGTCAGCAGCAAGAATGGTATCACTAAATAATTATGTTGCTGGTCAGATGAATAAACAACAGGTAAACTTTCATAAATTCCATACTGAAGTATAGGTTATTATCTACATGCAAATAAGGGAAATAACTGCCTTTAATGTGCTAACattttaatttatgaaaataCAACATTTAGTGTCTAGTATGACAATATTCCATGCGGTGTACGACATGAATTTAGAATCTgtatttatactacatatatcatgCATGGGTTAGATATTATTTTGTTAACGACACATACTATGCTACATTACACTTGGCAAACCCGAATGATTTTCATGACTATCAAGTGTTCAGTATCAGAACGGAGGTGCTTTAGGCAAGTTTGTCATGGAATAGTTGTAAATGCATTAAGTGTGAAGATACAGTTTAACACTAATTTGTTCTCATTTTAAACAATTCTGTCCTGTAGTCTTCAAAATGCTTTCCGTCAGCTAAACCCAAGTTATTAAAGTTTAGAATGAAAATACTGTAGTCTGTCTATAGCGGAGAATGTGAAAGcttagttttttctttatttcttcgtttacaattttttaaattgaattcTACATCCTGAAATGTTTTAAGAGCAAATCTGGACCTGTCAGCTCGCTTCTCTCTTATCATGTGGCATTAATTACAAGACCCCAAAATACATGTTTTTCTCCGACAGGTACTTCTTCACTGCACATGATACTGCATAAGTGTGTAAGCTCTTctttaagctaaaaaaaaagttaccttgATGCCCGGatacaaatgaaatatatatattttttgcgatTTGATAGAAATACATATTTCTGAAAAGTCAAACTTCTTTGCATATTTTCATACAAATGCTTTATATGCAAAACTAGATATgtgagtaaaaaataaattactcgTAAAAAATAGTTGACGACCAGCTATATGCCTTGTATACAAAACTCGATGGTTAACAAAGATTGCTAGAGAATGGCAGTTGAAAAAAAACTCAATCTTTTTCTGATTAGTATCGAAATATACTGTAAGTGTAAAGCAGAAGCACCTGTAAGGTATCAAATAAATATTTGATTAATCCCAATTAACAATTGTCTCTTATTGTTTCTTGTATATGTTTTAGTGTGTGCATaattcatgtattcatatatcatatttcaaacTGGCAACATTCTGAGGTTGCAAAATAACAAGAAACCACTTTAAAATATGTACAGTATTAAACTTAAGATAGCTGTTTCTTCTACAGCTAAAATCTTCCTTTATCCACCCTCACTACTCTTAATCTACTCCAGACGTAGACAATAATCTCATCAGTCTTAATTAAAAGAACCCAAAAGTCTACTACCATGTATCACTCCTTAACTCAATTCTACTCATAACCAAACCTCATTTATTCTGAAATCTACATAATCTACACAACGAAAATCTTCCTGTATCCACCCTCACTACACTTGATCTACCCCGGAAGTAGACAATAATCTCATCAGTCTTCAAACAACCCGAAAGTCTACTACCATGTATCACTCCTTAACTCAATTCTACTCATAACCAAACCTGAAAATGAAATCTCCATAATCTACACTCCTTACCCTTAATCCTACATCTGTGGTTCTCCGACTTTCTGGTATCGTTACCCCCGGTAGCGTGTGATGGTTCGCCATTAgccctcttccattcctcttcagtttagagaaaaaagttaaatgtttaattatttatGCGCTTTGTCTGTAAGAAACTGTTTTCNNNNNNNNNNNNNNNNNNNNNNNNNNNNNNNNNNNNNNNNNNNNNNNNNNNNNNNNNNCATCAGTTTACTCCATAAACTATTGCTAATACAAAGTATCTCGTTATACCTCAGAAACTTCTCCCTTTTCGACTGAGGAAAGAATATACAtgatcctttctctcttctcttaaccTTCCTGAGCCTCTCGCCACTATATAAACGTCGGCTGCAACGGCATGCTTCATCACATTTCAACCATGAAGCTGGTGAGTACAGCATGCACGTCCTGCCTTGCCATTGCTGGCATTGCATTTGACGGGGTTGGTGCGCTAAGAGGCAGTCCGAGTGGAACCGAGTTTAATGACTTTTATTTCACAAACTCAGACGTTCATACACTCACGTACAAGTATTtttcgtgtgtgcatatgtgtttcaATGCAAGAAAGTTGAAAAGTATAGTAAGagagtttttaaaatattgaaaatatgttCAGTGGAAAATTGTCTTCGCCCACAGATCGTCTTCGCCTGTCtggccgccctcgccctcgcccgtcCTCAGACGCCCGAGTCTCAGGCCGAGACCGTTTTGGACGAGAGGTCCGACAACGGCGACGGTAACTTCCAGTACACCTTCGAAACGAGCAATGGTATCAGGGCCAACAAAATTGGCAGTCCCGGGTCAAAGGGCCAGAGCAACATGCAGGGCTCATTCAGGTAAAGTGAAGAAACAATTGTAGATTGAATTTTATATCAAACTCTAAAGTTTGGGCTGCAGTATCTATACTGCTTTCTATTGTTGCAGCTTCCTTCTTCCCGACGGAAGCACCNNNNNNNNNNNNNNNNNNNNNNNNNNNNNNNNNNNNNNNNNNNNNNNNNNNNNNNNNNNNNNNNNNNNNNNNNNNGCCAGTGCCGAGCTTCGCATCGCTGAGGAAGCGGGCGAGCGGAATCACCTTCGTGACCCAGTAAGTCTGTATCtctgatatgtatatacgtgtgggtCTGAGGTATTGTTTCAATAAAGATACCTGTAATCTACATTCTGTAACCGAAATGAAAAGTTCCCCTGAATCTTAGTCTTTCCAAATAAAAGAGGAGTGTTATATGAAACACTCAATTTTTTTTCGAATGAAAACTTTTTCGTTAATTCGTTTCGTAACCCAATGAAAAAATGACACTGAATTTCTATTTCTTGAAAAGGGCGCGTATGCACGTCACCTTAAATGAGCCCAAATTTCATACTAACTTCATTTAGATTTCATGTATTACTTTCCAAATCCCCAAGTTCAAACGATCTAATGTGTGTCCCAAAATATGACGAGATTATCTTTTCTAGATATGGGATATGTTTTCTGCAAAAAATTTTAgcgtaaccctttttaaaattaccgCAGGTGACAAACCTAAACTGCTGAATTTGAAATTGATACTTTTATATTGCATGGTTTATCTAGGCAAATCCCACTTCAAGAGCAGCGTAAGTACTCTGCGAAATGGGAAGTGTCAGACAATAATTTTAAGTTAGACAACTGACGCTTGGGTAGTAACGAAATTTGGAATTCAATGTTTTAAGCTCACGAACGtaaaatgattaatataaattgagtaaataaatgataaccaATGATGGTTTAGCGGcaagaataaaaatcataaatattgtgTTGCTGGTTTAGATGAATAACAACAAAGGGAAACTTTCATAAATTCCATAAAAAGTATAGCTTTTATCTACATGCAAAAACTGCCTTTAAAAGTGTAACATTTTAAGTTATGAAAATACAATGTTTAGTGCCTAGTACGAGATATGTGTTTAGAATCTGTGTTTATACTAGATATATCATGCATAGGCAAGggtattttgtttaaaaacacaTACATTGGTTACATCACCCCTTAGGAAACCGAATGATTTTCAGACTATCAATGTTTTAGTATCAGAACGGGGGTGCTCAGAAGTTTGTCATGAATAGTTTGTAAATGCATTAAGTGTGAAGATACAGTTTAAcataattgttttttcattttaaaacatttgtcCTGTAGTTTTTTCAAAATGCTTTCCGCGTCTAAACCCAAGTTTTTAAAGTTTAGAATGAAATACTGTAGTCTCTTTTAGCGGGCATtaaagctttttttcttctttatatctttgtttacatttttaaactGAATTCTACATCCTGAAATGTTTTAAGAGCAAATCCGGACCTGTCAGCTCGCCTTTCTCTTATCATGTGGCATTAATAACAAGACCTCCTAatacatatttattctttttacctCCGACAGGTACTGCTTCGCTGCACATCATACTGAATAAGTGTGTGAGTTTTTCTTTAAGCTGAAAAAAGAATGTTTACCTTGATGCCCGGatacaaaatgaaatatatatattttttgcgatTTGATAGAAATACATATTTCTGAAAAGTCAAACTTCTTTGCATATTTTCATACAAATATTTGAAGTTTGCTTTTTATACAAAACTAGATATGTGAGTAGCAATGAATTACTCGTAAAAAATAGTTGACCAGCTAAATGCTTTGTATACAAAACTCGATGGTTAACAAAGATAGCTAGAGCgatggcagataaaaaaaaatctgattggtATTGAAATATACTGtaagtatattatgtaaatatttgattAATCCCAATTAACAattgtctctttttgtttcttttatttgttttttagttttattcataGTTCATGTATTTACATAATTCAAAAGGCCAACATTCGAGGGTTTCCCCCAATAACAAGAAACCGCTTTATAATATGTACAGTATTTACCTTAAGACAGCTGATCTACAACTAAAATCTTCCTTTATCCACCCTCACTACTCTTAATCTACCCCAGAAGTAGACAGTAATCTCATCAGTCTTAAAACAACTCGAAAGTCTACTCATAACCAAACCTCATTTATTCTGAAATCTCCATAATCTACACTCCTTACCCTTTATCCTACATCCCGTGGTTCTCCGCACTTTCTGGCATCGTTTTTCCCCCGGCAGCGCGTGACAGATCGCCCTTACTCCTTCTCCATTTACTTTTCAGTTCAGAGAAAAAgcgtttaatatttaattatttatgcgTTCTGTCTGTAAGTTTGAATACCGCTGGTTAACATGTAGTTTTGGAGAACAGGCAGTCTCCCTTTTCGAATGACATACATAACCGTTTCTCCGAcgatcctcctttccctcttcccttaacCTTACTGAGCCTCTCGCCACTATATAAGCAGCGGGCTGCAACGGCATGCTTCATCAAAATTACAACCATGAAGGGTGGTGAGTCAGCAGATCTGCCTTGTCATTGCTGGCATTGCATTTGACGGGGTTGGTGCGCTAAGAGGCAGTCCGAGTGGAACCGAGTTTAATGACTTTTATTTCACAAACTCAGACGTTCATACACTCACGTACAAGTatttttcatgtgtgtatatgtgtttcaaTGCAAGAAAGTTGAAAAGTATAGTAAGAGagtttttaatatattgaaaatatgttCAGTGGACAGTTGTCTTCGTCCACAGATCGTCTTCGCCTGTCtggccgccctcgccctcgcccgtcCTCAGACGCCCGAGTCTCAGGCCGAGACCGTTTTGGACGAGAGGTCCGACAACGGCGACGGTAACTTCCAGTACACCTTCGAAACGAGCAATGGTATTAGGGCCAACAAAATTGGCAGTCCCGGATCCAAGGGCCAGAGCAACATGCAGGGTTCATTCAGGTAAAGTGAAGAAACAATTGTAGATTGAATTTTATATCAAACTCTAAAGTTTGGGCTGCAGTATCTATACTGCTTTCTATTGTTGCAGCTTCCTTCTTCCCGACGGAAGCACCNNNNNNNNNNNNNNNNNNNNNNNNNNNNNNNNNNNNNNNNNNNNNNNNNNNNNNNNNNNNNNNNNNNNNNNNNNNNNNNNNNNNNNNNNNGAACTGCTTCGCATCGCTGAGGAACAGCGGGCGAGCGGAATCACCTTCGAATAAAAGCACTCAGCCTCATCGAATATTACGTCTTGCTATTCtctga
This window contains:
- the LOC119593614 gene encoding cuticle protein AM1159-like; translated protein: MKLIVFACLAALALARPQTPESQAETVLDERSDNGDGNFQYTFETSNGIRANKIGSPGSKGQSNMQGSFSFLLPDGSDKPKLLKLIFGVTLAYLGKSHFQEQRKYSVEMGSVRQ
- the LOC119593615 gene encoding cuticle protein 2-like (The sequence of the model RefSeq protein was modified relative to this genomic sequence to represent the inferred CDS: added 90 bases not found in genome assembly); this translates as MLHHISTMKLIVFACLAALALARPQTPESQAETVLDERSDNGDGNFQYTFETSNGIRANKIGSPGSKGQSNMQGSFSFLLPDGSDKPKLLNLKLILLYCMVYLGKSHFKSSCLVRDMCLESVFILDISCIGKVDSCLRPQIVFACLAALALARPQTPESQAETVLDERSDNGDGNFQYTFETSNGIRANKIGSPGSKGQSNMQGSFSFLLPDGSTAEVSFVADENGYQPSSDLLPVAPPLPAHVPELLRIAEEQRASGITFE